In Fragaria vesca subsp. vesca linkage group LG1, FraVesHawaii_1.0, whole genome shotgun sequence, the sequence TGATTCCAAAGTTTTGAACTTTCTGAGAGCTGAAATCTTATAGCTTGACTTTTTGGATGTATGATATAGTGATTTTAGTTCAAAGTTTTGAGCTTTCTATGCATAATAGCTTTAAAGATTGATTCTTTGTTCTTGAAGTTTTCTGGGTTTTGTGTTGTTTCTGTGATTTCTTTGCTTAATGAGTTGGTTTATGTGATGCCTCAGGTGTTTGTGAAGGATGTGTGGAAAGAGTACACAGGTTGGCCTCTAAATAATATGGAGAGGTCTTACAAGTTCATGGTGAAACATGTTCAGCTATGGAAGGTTGCATTTCACAGTACCTCTCCTAGATGGATTCACAGTGTCTATCTTGCTGCCATTGCAGCCTACTATGCCAAGTAAAATATCTGACCTTCTTCCACTTTTCTCTTTCAATGAAGCCTCAAACCTTTAGATAATTCAGCAGTGATTGTTTACTGGATACTTCTGGTTTTGTCACAAATATCCCACCAAAGTTGTATTCAATTCAAGGGTCGCTTTACCACTTTGATTACTTATGCTTTAAGTTTTTATTGTTTTCTTCCTTAAAATGATTCTTAATCATCCACTTGTTTCCTAATCAGTTGTGAGAGATTAAATAATCTTGTGAACGTACATGGTTGTCTCTTTTTGAAAAGCAATAAGTATTGTTCTAGCTGGAGAACCTGATTCTGGTTTGACTTACATGTTTTCAGTATAGCTAGTGGGATTTGTTAAGTAGTACTAATGGTGATGTATTGTGATTGAAGGGAGGTGGAGGCCGGTCTAATGGAGTACAAGCCAGACATCATTATTAGTGTTCATCCTTTGATGCAACATATTCCTCTATGGGTTCTCAAATGGCAAGGGCTTCAGAAGAAAGTGATATTTGTGACAGTGATTACTGATCTCAACACTTGCCATCCTACATGGTCAGTTTAATCAGAATATTTGGTTCATGTATGCTACTTTGCTACTTAGCCTTATTAGGAAACCTTACAGTATCTAACATTGCAAGATCATCATGCAGGTTTCATCCGGGGGTCAATAGGTGTTACTGTCCATCGCAGGAGGTAGCTAAAAGAGCTCTAGTTGATGGCCTTGAAGAGTCCCAAATACGTGTTTTTGGCTTGCCCATCAGGCCCTCTTTTGCCCGAGCAGTAATCTCCAAGGTTCTTTGCTGATGAGATTATGTTTGTATTATGGTGCAATGTATTAAAGTGACTAGTTTTCTTAATTGTGCCTTTACTAATTCTCGCTTCTACAGGATCAACTTAGAGAAGAACTTGAAATGGACCCTGAGTTGCCTGCAGTATTGCTGATGGGAGGTGGTGAAGGAATGGGGCCTGTAAAGGAAACTGCAAGAGCTCTGGGAGAATCCCTCTTTGATAAAGAACTGGGAAAACCAATTGCACAGCTGATCGTTATATGCGGCCGCAATAAAAACCTTGTTGCCACGCTTGAATCTGATGAGTGGAACATCCCAGTCAAGGTAAATTGTCCTAGCTAGCTAGCCTTGCTTGTTGAGACCTGCTGTGTATAAAACTTTGACACACTTAGGCATTGGGGAAAACACATTTACATCTTTCAAACTTGCAGATTAGAGGATTTGAGACACAGATGGAGAAATGGATGGGATCTTGTGACTGCATCATAACAAAGGTAAACTGTGACCAAGTTTATCTGGTTCCAATCTAAAAATTTTCTAACATTTTTCATATCTGGGGACTAATGAGTTTATCTCATTCCAATCTTTTGTAGGCTGGTCCAGGCACAATCGCGGAGGCATTGATCAGAGGGCTTCCTATTATTCTCAATGACTACATTCCTGGACAAGTTAGTGACATTTTCTCTTCTCTCTTGGATTTATGCATTTTCTTAGACAAATTGGTTAATGTAGCCAGTACTAACTAATTGACAACCTCAGGAAAAGGGCAACGTGCCTTATGTGGTAGACAATGGTGCTGGTGTCTTCACCAGAAGTCCCAAGGAAACAGCCAGGATTGTGGCAGAATGGTTCAGCACTAAGCCGAATGAACTCAAAAGAATGTCCGAGAATGCACTTAAACTAGCACAACCGGAGGCTGTTTTCGACATTGTCAAAGACATTCACGACCTCGCCTGCCAACGTGGTCCTCTCGCAAACATCGCTTACATCCTGACATCCTCATTTACAAGTATAATCTAATGATCAGTTTGTGTCTTCTTCTATTCATTACTGAAGTCCCACCCCCCCCCCCCCCCGCCGCCCCTACGAATGCCATGTACAGGAAAACGCTAGCTGTCTAATATTATCATTCTTTGGCCTCAGAAGCCCCAAAATGGTTGTAATCTGTATATTATTGTAGACAAGCTCCAGTATTCAGTAAGGTTCTGATTCTTTTCTAGGATTTTGAAAGATCATATATATAGAGAGGATGGTATTGACCATGTTGTAATTTTTCTGTCCCAGTATTGGTTGCTTCAGATTAGGCTTTTACACATTTTGCTGATTACCAGAAAATAGTACATGTAGTGGCTTAGCTTGAAA encodes:
- the LOC101304410 gene encoding monogalactosyldiacylglycerol synthase 2, chloroplastic-like; this translates as MMSVASPRKSITEKVFERVGGVSYLSSYLKNNNGRNHHHHYHREVESDDDYYDDEGTMELVQIGAERTKNVLILMSDTGGGHRASAEAIKDAFRLEFGDEYRVFVKDVWKEYTGWPLNNMERSYKFMVKHVQLWKVAFHSTSPRWIHSVYLAAIAAYYAKEVEAGLMEYKPDIIISVHPLMQHIPLWVLKWQGLQKKVIFVTVITDLNTCHPTWFHPGVNRCYCPSQEVAKRALVDGLEESQIRVFGLPIRPSFARAVISKDQLREELEMDPELPAVLLMGGGEGMGPVKETARALGESLFDKELGKPIAQLIVICGRNKNLVATLESDEWNIPVKIRGFETQMEKWMGSCDCIITKAGPGTIAEALIRGLPIILNDYIPGQEKGNVPYVVDNGAGVFTRSPKETARIVAEWFSTKPNELKRMSENALKLAQPEAVFDIVKDIHDLACQRGPLANIAYILTSSFTSII